A genomic segment from Ornithorhynchus anatinus isolate Pmale09 chromosome 16, mOrnAna1.pri.v4, whole genome shotgun sequence encodes:
- the SERPINC1 gene encoding antithrombin-III produces MVPVERGPGVPRRRGPLPYLLPLLLVGAWSCVTCHSSPVEDVCLAKPRDVPGSPMCIYRSPGGKLAEPEGPASQMRLPKKIPEATNPRVWELSEANSRFATSFYKHLADSRSNGENIFMSPLSISTAFAMTKLGACNNTLKELMEVFKFDTISEKTSDQVHFFFAKLNCRLYRKANKSSELVSANRLFGEKSLTFNETYQDISEMLYRAKLQPLNFKDQPELSREIINDWVSNKTEGRINDVIPPGVISEFTVLVLVNAIYFKGRWDSKFSPENTKKEPFFLKEEKSCPVPMMYQEAKFRYLKAGQVEVLELPYKGDDITMVLILPRQSSALAAVERDLSPETLNEWLSDAKETLLSVHMPRFRVEDNFSVKEKLGQMGLVDLFDPDKARLPGIVAGGRSDLSVSEAFHKAFLEVNEEGSEAAASTAVVISGRSLNPYRVTFKANRPFLVLIREAALNTIIFMGRISNPC; encoded by the exons ATGGTTCCTGTGGAGCGAGGGCCTGGGGTTCCTAGAAGGAG GGGACCATTACCGTACCTTCTCCCCCTGCTGCTCGTGGGCGCCTGGAGCTGCGTGACTTGCCACTCGAGCCCCGTGGAAGACGTTTGCCTGGCCAAGCCCCGGGATGTCCCAGGGAGTCCCATGTGTATCTACCGCTCCCCGGGCGGGAAGCTGGCCGAACCGGAGGGCCCGGCCTCCCAGATGCGGCTGCCGAAGAAGATCCCCGAGGCCACCAACCCTCGCGTCTGGGAGCTGTCTGAGGCCAACTCTCGCTTCGCCACATCCTTCTACAAGCATCTGGCGGACTCCAGGTCCAACGGAGAGAACATCTTCATGTCTCCCCTCAGCATCTCCACTGCCTTCGCCATGACAAAACTGGGTGCCTGCAAcaataccctcaaggagctcatggaG GTCTTCAAGTTTGATACGATCTCGGAAAAGACGTCGGATCAGGTCCATTTCTTCTTCGCCAAGCTGAATTGCCGGCTCTACCGGAAAGCCAACAAGTCCTCCGAGCTGGTGTCCGCCAATCGTCTCTTTGGAGAAAAGTCCCTCACCTTCAATGAGACCTACCAGGACATCAGTGAGATGTTGTATAGAGCCAAGCTGCAGCCCTTGAACTTCAAG GATCAGCCAGAGCTGTCCAGGGAGATCATCAATGACTGGGTCTCAAACAAGACAGAGGGTCGCATCAACGACGTCATTCCCCCGGGAGTCATCAGTGAATTCACAGTCCTGGTGTTGGTCAATGCCATTTACTTTAAG GGTCGCTGGGACTCCAAGTTCAGCCCTGAGAACACCAAGAAGGAGCCATTTTTCCTGAAGGAGGAGAAGTCCTGCCCAGTCCCCATGATGTACCAGGAGGCCAAGTTCCGCTACCTGAAGGCCGGTCAGGTGGAAGTGCTGGAGCTGCCCTACAAGGGGGATGACATCACCATGGTGTTGATCCTGCCCCGGCAGAGTTCGGCCCTGGCCGCCGTGGAGCGGGACCTGTCGCCGGAGACCCTGAACGAGTGGCTGAGCGACGCCAAAGAGACCCTGCTGTCCGTACACATGCCACGCTTCCGCGTCGAGGACAATTTCAGCGTCAAGGAGAAGCTGGGACAGATGGGGCTGGTGGACCTCTTCGACCCTGACAAGGCCAGGCTaccag GGATCGTGGCTGGAGGCCGCTCGGACCTCTCCGTCTCTGAAGCCTTCCACAAAGCTTTCCTCGAG GTCAACGAAGAAGGCAGCGAGGCAGCGGCGTCTACGGCTGTCGTGATCTCTGGCCGCTCGCTGAACCCCTACAGGGTGACCTTCAAAGCCAACAGGCCGTTCCTGGTCCTGATCCGGGAAGCTGCCCTTAACACCATCATCTTCATGGGAAGAATATCCAATCCCTGCTAG